The following are encoded together in the Oscarella lobularis chromosome 10, ooOscLobu1.1, whole genome shotgun sequence genome:
- the LOC136192341 gene encoding uncharacterized protein isoform X2 produces MAATQEAFASKRRKSYSTKHRMSKIEEDLGAILSRLKEDIREANNPTETSNLKPSSVITPKDTDYYRRERDHALERLKSVPTPEPLFLQVECFLKELESCLKSEYSENSLPLLLHQFFTDRVEQLLMCKHMHQLRWVRFSGYNSIAEGLMPTYLDRIKQVVSELNDSVERARRLSVARDNVLGNSSTTPSVVTKDDLAIYTRSLVCEMFATKRVSFFLKILKWIHLSNRKDFANVVVAPGSKTDPRVVRRKWKTVINLVSREKRSCSMDGDDEETCDVDGEEAMWKLMRELPPFSLDGVPRVTANVHADLKVQLSYLANCYGISMPDNLGSAANELELFYNVNRKFKIIFQQQEERLTFLDYNEETETHAHAGEERIFKKVESRVSPAAWPRSDEGFFDRLSYLKVHFLSDADELLAILSNTLTIGNVQKLQFGLKRFSAEMQKPRFVPDAAAKVWDNILSGIDPHDPTFSPPVNASRSTGHDKRKKRSGGFDFGSAVQLLEEKDDIRLGRQAGSDCKNALTAFLYLRHLRIRDLRTKCLNLLNYFRSVRRTLLFYETRESSGNSAHKRSGDKTERHFVEPQIYKHNSVTEFTLASDAFLETEEADTISDYYISKPDGALSVKDSRGFSVMYDSALRDFRDLERELLLTASFYVRKAEQKADTSAAPVDRYGVLFDLWSEEALYLESKSQLVGCYMEAFQNTFARTDRKRLSRLVTDVFLRRPKFDPTSEHFVTAYREESTCLQLEKNLMKKVLNEQIDRQRVYIQKIRSDSSSTENDFGLPFNSVEGRLISVHSDRSQLKPLNLFEFHPSLSLCTLIQNGISQAFKEILCLFDVKSPTVAVLLHRELLEIAWKSWDVLDVLSISRYSREIQSNIFSSKFIEDPHCLEKVAANCESSGEFENAIVARIRLLEVIWNRQRLMEIAVETNILHEIYQDLAREIGFGTFHAFVRPASIEKVPAAVKDVLMSGTGDSSSDRYVPSAFSLAVCDIVDDKDIVGISFARAENLIRLLKSDGLENLRRVLMAQTATRHVLIVGIQVSQMLLMEAHAPKDPVPTDSDGDSNSAEDYLRRFHVFFLSVQQIKSQARYCASVEYRKKVASLRDSRELMKLKRDAIGKYCREVTTKLASISLRVQIFHSYYGLRNALSEFPLVRDTYFERSQYALEDCGIDEGTLESKSCQKPFLSSDGKRIMNLWYIPNFLEMMTMFKNLDEKEAAETLQQITFIVSSLYSLMSYFIAETQIFSSVSKDASDVRDASWKDQEGLASRVQDFQDQLSSLRHPLEYSALHEFLKHRVHLCFLSFYVAVFQRMKDSCLSTGREETYYTISSGLQAFLTATTAPSLSSELPNFLILPEPAVDATAEMFPWRSFCSCLSEDKMRLSVTTGLRFSLTYCFFGIGMAERKLAQGEMLNLSLEGRELAEKWTKEGGERTFVEQSLIRYLSLTVQGHALQEEWAKLFLGVRSAPASSRQYQAYMESLESLLQLQLTKKRPTGEALLESDRIFQALQGKVDILTQELETAMIEETYKRLDKQHDLMLAERIRGDGNLPLDLWQAKTEDTCLIPLPSFVEECANSLFQFCGESSLSREKLEVVVENLASRVMQREKLVFNSYSSFYDSILRQLYKTLRLKDAENQRLRSDVERLNSDSSTDLQFHLLDKAQSLFSEITSLRTKISLLEKKLQKKETLLSEEMRSSYSRLVQKLSASSEGVKTRYENFRGELYDDVLKTIHSVRTAALQGMQKIKGKRAVSIEGKDMDQLLVDVEDSVDLQKENGRLLNKVVQLRHGQLWNRAAMRAYYEKKLDDVRQELNDSKLAFLEFKMMKDEEVVSTSKKIKCLQKSLKEMEESQQSLKKHLAEERAIHARKLHEMKTSSVSQMVDKQKDDERDQLIHELEAHRVAVKELSEMMGQSAMKVEHEKSRGQKVTRRLVQQVQQERLLKREAFSKVADLQEQVSEFEHHIVEPSLSAQSLPGFGQARPMQQLSRPSTSLGYLSQGSTMSLLPGQLRRPKSTGSRLFSDAYPKQKPPQRQSDAGYEVDLKLY; encoded by the exons ATGGCTGCTACTCAGGAAGCCTTCGCCTCAAAGAGGCGAAAATCATACTCGACGAAGCATCGAATGAgcaaaattgaagaagatcTAGGTGCTATTCTGTCTAGATTGAAGGAGGACATCCGCGAAGCGAACAATCCCACAGAAACCTCGAATTTGAAGCCAAG CTCCGTCATTACTCCCAAAGACACTGACTACTACAGACGTGAACGAGACCACGCTCTGGAGAGACTCAAAAGCGTTCCTACCCCGGAGCCACTATTTTTACAAGTCGAGTGCTTTTTGAAAGAATTGGAGAGCTGTCTTAAGTCCGAGTACAGCGAAAACAGCCtacctcttcttctccatCAG TTTTTCACCGATCGAGTGGAACAGCTTCTCATGTGCAAACACATGCACCAGCTTCGATGGGTTCGCTTCTCGGGATACAATTCAATAGCGGAAGGCCTCATGCCAACCTATCTCGACAGAATCAA ACAAGTCGTGTCTGAACTCAATGATAGCGTTGAGAGGGCTCGCCGTCTCTCTGTTGCTAGGGACAACGTTCTTGGGAATTCTTCAACAACGCCATCTGTTGTCACAAAGGACGATCTCGCTATTTACACGCGATCTTTGGTCTGTGAAATGTTCGCAACGAAGCGcgtctccttttttctcAAG ATTTTGAAATGGATTCACTTGTCTAACCGAAAAGATTTCGCCAATGTTGTAGTAGCTCCTGGTAGCAAG ACTGATCCGAGAGTCGTGAGACGGAAATGGAAAACCGTAATCAATCTCGTATCCCGCGAGAAACGGAGTTGTTCTATggatggcgacgacgaagaaacgtgtgacgtcgacggcgaagaagcCATGTGGAAACTGATGCGAGAATTGCCGCCATTCTCGCTAGACGGCGTGCCGAGAGTTACTGCGAACGTTCACGCGGACTTGAAAGTCCAGCTCAGCTATTTAGCGAATTGCTACGGCATTTCGATG CCGGACAACTTGGGTAGCGCTGCGAACGAACTGGAGCTTTTCTACAACGTAAACAGAAAGTTCAAGATCATTTTTCAGCAACAGGAAGAACGGCTAACGTTTCTTGATTACAACGAAGAAACCGAG ACTCATGCTCACGcaggagaagagagaatttTTAAGAAAGTAGAATCAAGGGTTTCACCGGCAGCCTGGCCAAG ATCGGATGAAGGATTTTTTGATCGTCTTTCGTATTTGAAAGTCCACTTTCTCAGCGATGCAGACGAG ctTTTGGCCATTTTGTCGAACACTTTGACAATTGGCAACGTGCAAAAACTCCAGTTTGGTCTGAAGCGATTCAGTGCTGAAATGCAAAAGCCGCGTTTCGTGCCCGATGCCGCGGCAAAAGTGTGGGATAACATTTTATCCGGAATTGATCCTCACGA TCCGACTTTTTCTCCACCCGTCAACGCTTCACGTTCTACGGGTCACGacaagaggaagaaaagaagcggCGGATTCGATTTCGGTAGTGCCGTTCAGTTGCTCGAGGAAAAGGACGACATTCGATTGGGGAGACAAGCTGGTAGCGACTGCAAAAACGCCCTGACCGCTTTTCTGTACTTGCGACACTTGAGGATTCGAGATCTCCGAACCAAG TGTCTCAATCTTCTCAACTACTTTCGATCTGTTCGACGCACCCTGCTATTTTACGAGACAAGAGAGTCTAGTGGAAATTCCGCTCACAAGCGATCTGG TGATAAAACCGAAAGACATTTTGTGGAGCCCCAAATTTACAAGCATAATTCCGTTACTGAATTTAC ACTGGCGAGCGATGCTTTTCTGGAAACGGAGGAG GCAGATACAATAAGTGATTATTACATTTCGAAGCCGGATGGTGCACTTTCTGTCAAAGACTCGAGAGGTTTCAGTGTGATGTACGATTCCGCTCTTAGAGACTTCAG AGATCTTGAAAGGGAGCTGCTCCTGACTGCGAGTTTTTACGTACGAAAAGCTGAACAG AAAGCCGACACTTCGGCGGCACCGGTGGATCGATACGGCGTCTTGTTTGACTTGTGGAGCGAAGAAGCGCTTTACTTAGAAAGCAAGTCTCAG CTCGTTGGTTGTTACATGGAAGCATTTCAAAACACATTTGCAAGGACGGACAGAAAGAGACTGTCTCGG TTGGTGACCGACGTGTTTTTGCGCCGACCAAAATTTGATCCTACGTCTGAGCATTTTGTGACGGCGTACAGAGAGGAAAGTACTTGCCTTCAGCTGGAAAAAAATCTGATGAAGAAAGTGCTAAACGAACAA ATTGACAGGCAAAGAGTGTATATTCAGAAAATTCGTTCAGATTCCAGTTCAA CGGAGAATGACTTTGGCTTGCCCTTCAACTCTGTTGAAGGAAGGCTCATTTCGGTTCACAGTGACAG ATCGCAGTTGAAGCCCTTGAATCTGTTCGAGTTTCATCCATCTCTTTCCCTCTGCACATTGATACAGAACGGGATTAGTCAGGCTTTTAAG GaaattctttgtctttttgacgtcaagtCTCCGACTGTCGCAGTTCTTCTGCACAGAGAACTTTTAGAG ATTGCGTGGAAATCGTGGGACGTGCTCGACGTCCTTTCCATCTCGAGGTATTCTCGAGAAATTCAGAGCAAT ATATTTAGCAGTAAATTTATTGAAGATCCGCATTGCTTGGAGAAAGTAGCAGCGAACTGCGAAAGCAGTGGGGAATTCGAaaacgcgatcgtcgcgcgaaTTCGTCTTCTTGAA GTAATCTGGAACCGGCAGCGGCTTATGGAAATAGCGGTTGAAACGAACATTTTGCACGAG atttaTCAAGATTTGGCTCGTGAAATAGGCTTTGGAACGTTTCACGCTTTCGTTCGTCCTGCTTCAATTGAAAAGGTTCCCGCTGCCGTAAAAGACGTCTTGATGTCCGGAACCGGCGACTCTTCATCTGACAG ATATGTTCCTTCAGCCTTTTCTTTAGCTGTTTGTGACATCGTAGATGATAAAGATATTGTCGGGATTTCTTTCGCTCGGGCTGAGAATCTCATAAGg CTTTTGAAAAGTGACGGACTAGAGAATCTTCGCAGGGTTCTAATGGCTCAG ACGGCTACGAGACACGTTCTTATTGTGGGGATTCAGGTCAGTCAAATGCTACTTATGGAAGCTCACGCACCCAA AGATCCAGTTCCGACGGATTCGGATGGCGATTCAAATTCAGCCGAGGATTACCTGAGACGATttcacgtctttttcttatCGGTTCAGCAGATCAAG TCGCAAGCGAGATATTGCGCCAGCGTAGAGTACAGGAAAAAAGTTGCGTCCCTCAGAGACTCAAGAGAGTTGATGAAGTTGAAAAG AGACGCAATTGGCAAGTATTGCCGGGAAGTGACGACCAAACTTGCCAGCATCTCATTGCGAGTTCAA ATTTTTCACTCGTACTATGGCCTACGAAATGCTCTGAGCGAATTCCCGTTGGTTAG AGATACTTACTTTGAACGTTCGCAGTATGCACTTGAAGACTGTGGAATTGACGAAGGAACCTTGGAATCAAAATCGTGTCAAAA aCCTTTTCTGTCCAGTGACGGCAAACGCATTATGAATTTGTGGTACATTCCGAATTTTTTGGAG ATGATGACCATGTTTAAGAACTTGGATGAAAAGGAAGCTGCGGAGACGTTGCAGCAAATTACG TTCATCGTATCTTCTCTCTACTCTCTAATGAGCTATTTCATCGCAGAAACTCAGATTTTTAGCTCTGTCAGTAAGGACGCGTCAGACGTTCGTGATGCGTCGTGGAAGGATCAAGAAGGCTTAG CTTCTCGTGTGCAAGACTTTCAAGATCAGTTGTCTTCTCTTCGCCATCCTCTTGAATATTCTGCTCTTCACGAATTCTTGAAGCATCGGGTTCAcctctgttttctttctttttacgTGGCCGTTTTTCAACGTATGAAAGATAGTTGCTTGTCAACCGGACGCGAAGAGACCTACTAC ACTATTTCCTCTGGGCTTCAAGCTTTTCTAACCGCTACCACAGCGCCGTCATT AAGTTCCGAATTGCCCAATTTCTTGATTCTACCTGAACCGGCAGTTGATGCGACCGCGGAAATGTTTCCTTGGCGATCGTTTTGTTCTTG cctAAGTGAGGACAAGATGAGACTGTCAGTCACGACTGGTTTGAGATTTTCGCTCACTTATTGTTTCTTTGGTATCGGCATGGCAGAAAG AAAACTGGCTCAAGGCGAAATGTTGAATCTCTCGTTAGAAGGCCGAGAGCTTGCTGAAAAATGGACTAAAGAGGGT GGCGAAAGGACATTTGTGGAACAGAGTTTAATTAGGTACCTGTCTTTAACAGTACAAGGCCACGCCCTTCAAGAAGAATGGGCCAAATTGTTTTTGGGAGTTCGAAGTGCTCCCGCCTCCTCAAGACAGTACCAAGCTTACAT GGAGTCTTTGGAAAGTCTTCTTCAACTGCAGctgacgaaaaaacgaccaACAGGAGAAGCG TTATTGGAGTCCGATCGAATTTTCCAAGCATTGCAAGGAAAG GTGGACATCTTAACTCAAGAGCTTGAGACAGCTATGATTGAGGAGACATACAAACGTCTCGACAAGCAACATGATCTGATGCTTGCCGAACGAATTCGAGGAGATGGTAACCTTCCCTTGGACCTTTGGCAGGCAAAG ACAGAAGATACGTGTTTGATTCCTTTGCCGTCGTTTGTTGAAGAGTGCGCCAATtcgctttttcaattttgcggcgaatcgtcgctttccAGA GAGAAATTGGAGGTTGTTGTGGAAAATTTGGCATCGAGAGTTATGCAAAGAGAGAAGCTTGTCTTCAACAG CTACTCATCGTTCTACGATTCTATTCTTCGTCAGCTTTACAAGACGTTGCGTCTGAAAGATGCG GAAAATCAACGACTTCGTTCTGACGTTGAAAGACTAAACTCAGATTCTTCCACGGATCTCCAATTTCATTTACTGGACAAAGCACAAAGTCTTTTTTCTG AGATAACGAGTCTGAGAACAAAAATTAGTCTGCTTGAGAAgaaactgcaaaaaaag gaAACGCTTCTCTCTGAGGAAATGCGGAGCTCATACAGTCGTTTGGTGCAGAAATTGTCGGCTTCTTCGGAAGGAGTTAAAACACGATATGAAAATTTCCG AGGAGAACTGTATGATGATGTGCTAAAGACTATTCACTCCGTTCGGACCGCAGCACTTCAAGGAATGCAGAAGATTAAAGGAAAGAGAGCCGTAAGCATTGAAG GCAAAGATATGGATCAATTGCTTGTCGATGTGGAGGATAGTGTAGACTTGCAAAAGGAAAATGGCCGACTGCTCAATAAA GTCGTTCAATTGAGACACGGGCAGCTGTGGAATCGAGCTGCTATGAGAGCGTACTATGAAAAGAAG CTTGACGATGTACGACAGGAACTTAACGACTCGAAGTTGGCCTTCTTAGAATTTAAAATGATGAAAGATGAAGAAGTTGTCAGTACGAGTAAGAAAATCAAATGTCTTCAAAAG TCTctgaaagaaatggaagaatcGCAACAGAGTCTAAAGAAACACCTGGCAGAAGAG AGAGCCATACATGCGAGGAAGTTGCACGAAATGAAG ACGTCTTCGGTCTCTCAAATGGTTGACAagcaaaaagacgacgagagagaTCAGCTG ATACATGAACTAGAAGCGCACAGAGTCGCTGTAAAAGAGCTTTCTG AGATGATGGGTCAGTCTGCGATGAAAGTGGAACATGAAAAAAGCAGGGGTCAAAAG GTGACTCGTCGATTGGTGCAACAGGTCCAGCAGGAAAGGTTGCTCAAGCGGGAGGCGTTCTCCAAAGTGGCAGATCTCCAAGAGCAG GTTTCTGAGTTCGAGCATCATATCGTCGAGCCTTCACTCTCAGCCCAATCGTTACCAG GTTTTGGTCAGGCGCGCCCAATGCAACAATTATCTCGTCCGTCAACTTCGTTGGGATACCTGTCTCAAGGTTCTACCATGTCTCTGTTACCTGGTCAGCTGCGAAGACCCAAGTCG actgGAAGTCGTTTATTTTCTGATGCATACCCGAAACAGAAGCCGCCACAACGACAATCAGATGCGGGGTATGAAGTAGACTTGAAATTGTATTGA